The following coding sequences are from one Granulicella sp. L56 window:
- a CDS encoding DUF2251 domain-containing protein yields the protein MQSLSFTPGRAFLSVNSPTVPWTVVFEDEGVAGYFYACDRSQEKHEHSIFDAMLIYNVAALAKSDAELQRPEPGRIATVDWSRDGLQAVLYLDGTAQALFDFQARCGYCRMDFPNFIAEQGDTWRKSSHAWSEAALQRFESALYV from the coding sequence ATGCAGTCGCTTTCCTTTACCCCCGGTCGAGCCTTCCTCTCCGTCAACTCCCCCACTGTTCCGTGGACCGTCGTCTTCGAGGACGAGGGCGTTGCTGGCTACTTCTATGCCTGCGACCGTTCGCAGGAGAAGCACGAGCACAGCATCTTCGACGCCATGCTCATCTACAACGTCGCCGCCCTCGCCAAAAGCGACGCCGAGCTTCAGCGCCCCGAACCCGGGCGCATCGCCACCGTCGATTGGTCGCGCGATGGCCTCCAGGCGGTACTCTACCTTGACGGCACCGCCCAGGCGCTCTTCGACTTTCAGGCACGTTGTGGCTACTGCCGCATGGACTTTCCCAACTTCATCGCCGAGCAGGGCGACACTTGGCGCAAGTCCAGCCACGCCTGGTCCGAGGCCGCGCTGCAACGCTTCGAGTCTGCGCTCTACGTCTGA
- a CDS encoding GNAT family N-acetyltransferase codes for MPFAIDLADIPDHASRENTSMHDETIQLRPFKLADAAAFRALNEAWIDKYFGLEEPDREMLGNPIGHIIEPGGFIYMACVHGRAVGCCALIPEGAGVYQIAKMAVDEQHRGRGIGRKLLSHVIEQARAAGATLLTLESSDKLTNAVHLYESLGFRHLPPRPSPFVRANVFMELSLTQKRD; via the coding sequence ATGCCGTTCGCCATCGACCTCGCCGACATACCTGACCATGCTTCGAGAGAGAATACTTCCATGCATGACGAGACGATTCAGTTGCGCCCGTTCAAGCTGGCCGATGCCGCAGCCTTTCGTGCGTTGAACGAGGCGTGGATCGACAAATACTTTGGCTTGGAAGAGCCGGACCGCGAGATGCTGGGCAATCCCATCGGCCACATCATCGAGCCGGGCGGATTTATCTACATGGCCTGCGTCCATGGACGCGCGGTTGGTTGTTGCGCGCTGATTCCGGAGGGAGCAGGCGTCTATCAGATAGCCAAGATGGCGGTCGATGAGCAGCATCGCGGGCGCGGGATCGGCCGCAAGCTGCTGAGCCACGTCATTGAACAGGCACGAGCCGCCGGGGCAACGCTGCTTACGCTGGAGAGCAGCGACAAGCTCACCAATGCGGTGCATCTGTACGAGTCATTAGGATTCCGGCATCTGCCGCCAAGGCCGTCGCCTTTTGTGAGAGCGAATGTATTCATGGAACTTTCGCTCACACAGAAACGCGATTGA
- a CDS encoding LysR substrate-binding domain-containing protein, translating into MDSDIELRHLRYFVAVAEELHFGRAAVRLHLAQPPLSQQIRKLEGILGYPLFVRTSRTVKLTAAGEVFLDRARRTLRNVKDDMEEVRSIGRGDVGSLRVGFIGSSMLTPLPAMLGQYRKQYPKVQLQLRETYTSGVVQSLSKGTLDAGFLRDGDPTEGIVTETLFSEPFVAVLPHTHPLATRTGISAAQLCDEPFVYFSPVAGTLAYEKSISLCEAHGFRPRIVQEAPQWLTILRLVGAGLGVTIAPACVRQIAAPNIVCLNLHGAKVNSDIELAYQANESRAIVKAFAAIARASFRAARHSKNKARS; encoded by the coding sequence ATGGATAGCGATATCGAGCTGCGCCACCTTCGTTACTTCGTCGCCGTCGCCGAAGAGCTTCACTTCGGCCGCGCCGCCGTCCGGCTGCATCTCGCCCAGCCGCCACTGTCGCAGCAGATCCGCAAGCTCGAAGGGATTCTCGGTTATCCTCTCTTCGTGCGCACCTCGCGCACGGTCAAGCTCACCGCTGCCGGCGAAGTCTTTCTCGATCGCGCCCGGCGTACTCTGCGCAATGTGAAAGACGACATGGAAGAGGTCCGCAGCATCGGCCGCGGCGATGTCGGCTCTTTGCGCGTCGGCTTCATCGGCTCCAGTATGTTGACGCCTCTGCCTGCCATGCTGGGCCAGTACCGCAAACAGTATCCAAAGGTGCAGTTGCAACTGCGCGAGACCTACACCTCGGGCGTTGTGCAGTCACTCAGCAAGGGCACGTTGGACGCAGGGTTTCTACGCGACGGAGACCCCACCGAAGGCATCGTCACGGAGACGCTCTTCTCCGAGCCCTTCGTCGCCGTGCTTCCGCACACCCATCCGCTGGCCACGCGGACCGGCATCTCTGCGGCACAACTGTGCGACGAACCCTTCGTCTACTTCTCCCCCGTGGCTGGCACGCTCGCGTACGAAAAGTCGATCTCGCTCTGCGAAGCGCATGGCTTTCGGCCGCGCATCGTTCAGGAAGCGCCGCAGTGGCTTACGATTCTGCGTCTGGTCGGCGCGGGCCTTGGAGTCACCATCGCACCGGCCTGTGTCCGGCAGATCGCCGCGCCCAATATCGTCTGCCTTAACCTGCATGGCGCAAAGGTAAACAGCGACATCGAGCTCGCGTATCAGGCTAACGAGAGCCGCGCCATCGTCAAGGCCTTTGCAGCGATCGCCCGCGCCAGCTTCCGCGCCGCACGACATTCAAAAAACAAAGCACGCAGTTAG
- a CDS encoding 5'-3'-deoxyribonucleotidase: protein MKRICVDMDEVMADAIAEHLLRYNRDYDEQLTVADLEGKWLWQVVSSDRHNALEAYLRSEDFFENLAVMPDAQRVLESLQQKYEVFIATAAMEIPTSFAQKYRWLERHFPFISPAQIVYCGDKGILRADYLIDDNPRQLRRFEGTGILYSSPHNAKVTGFKRVKNWLEVEQLFLG, encoded by the coding sequence TTGAAGCGGATTTGCGTAGACATGGATGAGGTGATGGCGGATGCGATAGCCGAGCATCTGCTGCGTTATAACCGCGATTACGATGAGCAGCTTACGGTTGCCGATCTCGAAGGCAAGTGGCTTTGGCAGGTGGTATCGAGCGACCGACACAATGCGCTCGAAGCATATCTGCGGTCGGAGGACTTCTTCGAAAACCTTGCCGTGATGCCGGATGCGCAGCGTGTGCTGGAGAGTTTGCAGCAAAAATATGAGGTGTTTATCGCCACGGCGGCGATGGAGATTCCTACCTCGTTTGCGCAGAAGTACCGCTGGCTGGAGAGGCACTTTCCTTTTATCTCGCCTGCGCAGATTGTCTACTGCGGGGACAAGGGGATTCTGCGGGCAGACTACCTGATCGACGATAACCCGCGGCAGTTGAGGCGATTTGAAGGTACGGGGATTCTGTATAGTTCGCCGCATAATGCGAAGGTGACAGGGTTTAAACGGGTAAAGAACTGGCTCGAGGTCGAGCAGTTGTTTCTGGGATAG
- a CDS encoding zinc ribbon domain-containing protein: MHPDLEKLIVLQGLDVEAKRLRDEMTALPKRIAELEAKARAIEGQRAVVLNLIAKEEVLRRRQESDVKDHQAKAARVRKQMDMATTTAQVTAFEHEIGFAEAEVSRLEDSELESMERSEALEAQKAVADEAVEDATKTLERERLRAAETIAKDKIALTEVDQKRVALRPEIGESSLSNYDRISKGKGTGLAEALNQKCMACQMMLRPQRWNDLRDRSNDDDMMTCESCGRLLYYDPARDAPQRKTVPVESIAASIVRSL, from the coding sequence ATGCATCCGGATCTTGAGAAGTTGATTGTGCTGCAAGGACTCGATGTCGAGGCGAAGCGCCTGCGCGATGAGATGACCGCTCTGCCGAAGCGCATCGCTGAGCTGGAGGCCAAGGCCAGGGCAATTGAAGGGCAGCGAGCGGTGGTGCTCAACCTGATCGCCAAGGAAGAGGTGCTGCGGCGGCGGCAGGAGTCCGATGTGAAGGACCATCAGGCGAAGGCTGCCCGCGTTCGCAAGCAGATGGACATGGCGACGACGACAGCGCAGGTGACAGCCTTTGAGCACGAGATCGGTTTTGCTGAGGCCGAGGTGAGCCGGTTGGAGGACTCCGAGCTGGAGAGCATGGAACGCAGCGAGGCGTTAGAGGCGCAGAAGGCCGTCGCCGATGAAGCGGTGGAGGATGCGACGAAGACGCTGGAGCGCGAACGGCTGCGGGCCGCCGAGACGATCGCCAAAGATAAGATTGCGTTGACTGAAGTTGATCAGAAGCGGGTGGCGTTGCGTCCGGAGATTGGCGAGTCGTCGCTCTCGAACTATGACCGGATCTCCAAGGGCAAGGGAACTGGGTTGGCCGAGGCGCTGAACCAGAAATGTATGGCCTGCCAGATGATGTTGCGTCCGCAGCGATGGAACGATCTGCGCGACCGCAGCAACGATGACGACATGATGACGTGCGAGAGCTGCGGGCGGCTGCTGTATTACGATCCGGCGAGGGACGCTCCGCAGCGAAAGACGGTGCCGGTGGAGAGTATTGCGGCTTCGATTGTGCGGTCGCTTTAA
- a CDS encoding protein kinase: MQLWNEYEGRIVADQFPLKKLLEPEGRSAFFSTTNGSDAPAVIRLIEAHFDEPEILARWSEVAKVDQPNLIKLKKFGQTTLDETALLYAVMEPADASLADILKERSLTTQEATQLATSLVPALAALHAHNLVHEHLNAANVLAIGEVIKLRSDCIREAPEGAEATEAKARDVRDLSTLLIRALTLQNRFPVGTTLPAPFHEIVTNGLSGAWGLPQIAAALAPATPKQPAPSVPAPPIQKPKADQEATVPTPATVSEPRPRIVAPVSAVDEDHPRRFLPWTTIAAAVILAIFIGWHFLHKSPVPIPNLATMPSGTTQPASNVAAATVPTASNATTSTASRVSVAPANGPRTQWRVVAYTYNHQNQAQDKAAQILSKHAALNPEVFAPKGHAPYLVTVGGSMSHDEAISFRRKARSEGLPRDTYAQNFPANAR, from the coding sequence ATGCAACTTTGGAACGAATATGAAGGACGAATCGTCGCGGATCAATTCCCGCTGAAAAAGCTGCTTGAACCCGAAGGCAGAAGCGCTTTCTTTTCAACGACAAATGGCTCCGATGCCCCCGCCGTCATCCGCCTGATCGAGGCCCACTTCGACGAACCGGAGATCCTCGCTCGATGGAGTGAAGTCGCCAAAGTTGACCAGCCAAACCTCATCAAGCTCAAGAAGTTCGGCCAGACCACCCTCGACGAGACCGCGCTTCTCTATGCCGTCATGGAACCCGCTGACGCCAGCCTCGCCGACATCCTCAAAGAGCGCTCACTCACAACGCAGGAGGCCACGCAGCTAGCCACCAGCCTCGTCCCAGCGCTTGCGGCCCTGCACGCCCATAACCTCGTCCACGAACACCTCAACGCGGCCAACGTGCTCGCCATCGGCGAAGTCATCAAGCTGCGCAGCGACTGCATTCGCGAAGCCCCCGAGGGCGCGGAGGCCACCGAAGCCAAGGCCCGCGATGTGCGCGATCTCTCCACCCTCCTCATTCGCGCGCTCACCTTGCAGAACAGGTTCCCCGTCGGAACAACCCTGCCTGCACCCTTCCACGAGATCGTCACCAACGGCCTCAGCGGGGCCTGGGGACTTCCACAGATCGCCGCGGCGCTCGCACCCGCTACTCCTAAGCAGCCAGCACCATCGGTACCAGCTCCCCCAATCCAGAAGCCAAAGGCCGACCAGGAAGCGACGGTTCCCACGCCCGCGACGGTATCGGAGCCAAGACCTCGCATCGTCGCTCCCGTCTCCGCTGTGGATGAGGACCACCCGCGCCGCTTTCTCCCCTGGACCACCATCGCCGCGGCCGTCATTTTGGCGATATTTATAGGCTGGCACTTCCTGCACAAATCCCCTGTGCCGATCCCCAACCTGGCCACCATGCCATCGGGAACTACCCAGCCAGCCTCCAACGTTGCCGCCGCAACCGTGCCAACAGCTTCAAATGCAACAACTTCAACCGCATCCAGAGTCAGCGTTGCCCCGGCCAACGGCCCCCGCACCCAATGGAGGGTCGTAGCCTACACCTACAACCATCAAAATCAGGCGCAGGATAAGGCTGCCCAGATTCTCAGCAAGCACGCCGCGCTCAACCCGGAAGTCTTTGCACCCAAGGGACATGCGCCCTATCTGGTCACCGTCGGCGGCTCCATGAGCCACGATGAAGCGATATCATTCCGGCGCAAAGCCCGTTCCGAAGGTCTGCCGCGCGACACCTACGCGCAGAACTTTCCGGCAAACGCCCGCTAA
- a CDS encoding DHA2 family efflux MFS transporter permease subunit → MATTTLDLPSAKSKAPHADGHSGHTEERPWRPSINPWIVAMTVTLATFMEVLDSSIANVALPHIAGGLGSTQDEATWVLTAYLVANAIILPAGAYMTTFIGRKKFYMICVALFGISSALCGLAPSLPILVFCRILQGAGGGGLAPSEQAILADTFPPEKRGQAFAMYGLAVVVAPAIGPTLGGYITDRFDWRWIFFLNIPICILSLFLTSRIVEDPPYVKKQVEESQRGGIKLDFLGFGLLGLTFGSLEFLLDKGQEDDWFSSHLITFFAIVCVVAFVLMIYWELRQLRIGHRPILNLTLFKRRNFAISFLLMFVLGFALYGTTVLIPQFVQTLLGYTAELAGLVLSPAGFIMMAMMPIVGFLSGKVDARKLIAFGFLMLTSALIEMHTLNLGVSYKYLAFLRIFQASGLAFLFIPINTIAYIGVKQSENNDVSGLTNLARNIGGSCGTAFMATMLLRRTATHENNMVRNLTTANPAFNAQVDALKGSFGQGFQAIHSAQAYIYNQLHRQAAMLAYLDIIQYLAIFCACMLPLLFLIPRPPKHASPSAGH, encoded by the coding sequence ATGGCTACGACCACACTCGACCTACCCAGCGCAAAATCTAAAGCGCCTCACGCCGACGGCCACTCCGGACATACGGAAGAGCGGCCCTGGCGGCCCAGCATCAATCCGTGGATCGTCGCCATGACGGTCACGCTCGCCACCTTCATGGAGGTGCTCGACTCCTCCATCGCCAACGTGGCGCTGCCACACATCGCTGGTGGCCTCGGCTCCACCCAGGACGAAGCCACCTGGGTGCTGACGGCCTATCTGGTCGCGAACGCCATCATCCTGCCTGCCGGCGCATACATGACCACCTTTATCGGGCGCAAGAAGTTCTACATGATCTGCGTCGCGCTCTTCGGCATCAGCTCCGCGCTCTGCGGACTGGCTCCCTCGCTGCCGATCCTCGTCTTCTGCCGCATCCTGCAAGGCGCTGGCGGCGGTGGTCTGGCTCCATCGGAACAGGCCATCCTGGCCGATACCTTTCCTCCTGAGAAGCGCGGTCAGGCCTTTGCCATGTATGGTCTCGCGGTCGTGGTCGCACCGGCCATCGGGCCTACGCTGGGCGGCTATATCACCGACCGCTTCGACTGGCGCTGGATCTTCTTCCTCAACATCCCCATCTGCATTCTGTCGCTGTTCCTCACGTCGCGCATCGTTGAAGACCCGCCTTATGTCAAGAAGCAGGTCGAAGAGTCGCAGCGCGGCGGCATCAAGCTCGACTTCCTCGGTTTCGGTCTGCTCGGCCTTACCTTCGGCTCGCTGGAGTTCCTGCTCGACAAGGGCCAGGAGGACGACTGGTTCTCCTCGCACCTCATCACCTTCTTCGCCATCGTCTGCGTGGTCGCCTTCGTCCTGATGATCTATTGGGAGCTGCGGCAGCTTCGCATCGGCCACCGTCCCATCCTCAACCTGACACTCTTCAAGCGGCGCAACTTCGCCATCAGCTTCCTGCTGATGTTCGTGCTCGGCTTCGCGCTCTACGGCACCACCGTGCTGATACCGCAGTTCGTGCAGACGCTGCTGGGCTATACCGCCGAGCTTGCCGGGCTAGTGCTGTCTCCCGCAGGCTTCATCATGATGGCCATGATGCCGATCGTCGGCTTCCTCTCCGGCAAGGTCGATGCGCGTAAACTCATCGCCTTCGGCTTCCTCATGCTTACCTCGGCTCTGATCGAGATGCATACGCTCAACCTCGGTGTCAGCTACAAATATCTGGCCTTCCTGCGTATCTTCCAGGCCTCGGGACTGGCGTTCCTCTTCATTCCCATCAACACCATCGCCTACATCGGCGTAAAGCAATCGGAGAACAACGACGTCTCCGGCCTGACCAACCTTGCCCGTAATATCGGCGGCTCCTGCGGTACGGCATTCATGGCGACCATGTTGCTGCGTCGCACGGCCACCCATGAAAACAACATGGTGCGGAACCTGACCACCGCCAATCCTGCCTTCAACGCGCAGGTCGACGCGCTCAAAGGTTCCTTCGGGCAAGGCTTTCAGGCTATTCATTCGGCGCAGGCTTACATCTATAACCAGCTTCACCGGCAGGCTGCGATGCTGGCTTACCTCGACATCATCCAGTACCTCGCGATCTTCTGCGCCTGTATGTTGCCGCTGTTGTTCCTCATCCCTCGCCCGCCAAAACATGCCAGCCCTTCCGCTGGCCATTAG
- a CDS encoding VOC family protein, giving the protein MLRQSLSPRARSLGSIALLAIVSLLFIGPSMAQSIQQAPPLDGIAHIAIRVHNLDAARDFYKKLGFDEAFALSKDGAVYQSFIKLDDRQFIELYPTTAKDSEIGFLHLCFESDNLQAVYNDYIARGVHPNFKIRKAGAGNLLFTMKGPLQATGPQNIEYTQYMPGSRHYSDRGQHLGADRVGTKLVSVTLAMQDPVAAREFYLKQLEFTPDAHRLGVFDLPGTSGEQVEIVPVASLGSKGRITLATVSLKDSARLLKQAHVVFKKSRRSLTVTDPDGNLIVLETR; this is encoded by the coding sequence ATGCTCAGGCAATCCCTCTCCCCTCGCGCCCGCTCTCTCGGATCTATCGCCTTGCTCGCCATCGTCAGCCTCCTCTTCATTGGGCCTTCCATGGCGCAATCGATCCAGCAAGCGCCGCCGCTCGACGGCATCGCCCATATCGCGATCCGCGTCCACAACCTCGATGCCGCGCGTGACTTCTACAAAAAGCTCGGCTTCGACGAAGCCTTCGCCCTGAGCAAAGACGGCGCGGTCTACCAGTCCTTCATCAAGCTGGACGACCGCCAGTTCATCGAGCTTTATCCCACCACTGCGAAGGACTCCGAGATCGGCTTCCTCCACCTGTGCTTCGAGAGCGACAACCTGCAGGCCGTCTACAACGATTACATCGCGCGCGGCGTCCATCCCAACTTCAAGATCCGCAAGGCCGGAGCGGGCAATCTGTTGTTCACGATGAAAGGCCCTCTGCAGGCGACCGGACCACAGAACATCGAGTACACGCAATATATGCCTGGCTCGCGCCACTATAGCGACCGCGGCCAGCACCTCGGCGCGGACCGCGTGGGAACCAAACTCGTCTCCGTCACCCTCGCCATGCAGGACCCCGTTGCCGCGCGGGAGTTCTACCTGAAGCAGCTTGAGTTCACTCCCGACGCCCACCGCCTCGGTGTCTTCGATCTGCCCGGAACCTCCGGCGAGCAGGTGGAGATCGTGCCGGTCGCGAGCCTCGGCAGCAAGGGCCGCATTACGCTTGCCACCGTCAGCCTGAAAGACTCTGCCCGGCTGCTGAAGCAGGCACATGTCGTCTTCAAAAAATCGAGGAGGTCGCTGACTGTTACTGATCCCGACGGCAACTTGATCGTCCTTGAAACGCGTTAG
- the prmC gene encoding peptide chain release factor N(5)-glutamine methyltransferase, which produces MTLRQALTLATEQLASNSSLGDHAHRDAELLLLHVLKLDRATLLAYPTRPLTEQQLASYEDAIARRLRHEPIQYITGQQEFFGLPLKVTSATLIPRPETEHLVEAVLARLPVDQPVRILDIGTGTGAIALALADQLPQAQVTAVDLSAEALKVAQENAVTHHLTGRVRFLLSDLLTALPQNEQTAAFDVIVSNPPYIPEGDRAELHPQVRDYEPQQALFAGVLGLDIYRRLIPQAHAALKPGGLLALEIGYGQSEALASLLDDWKDISFVADLQQIPRVVLARR; this is translated from the coding sequence ATGACCTTACGTCAGGCCCTGACTCTCGCCACAGAACAGCTCGCATCCAATTCCTCGCTCGGCGACCACGCTCATCGCGACGCCGAGTTGTTGCTGTTGCATGTTCTTAAGCTGGATCGCGCCACATTGCTGGCCTATCCCACGCGCCCTCTTACCGAGCAGCAGCTTGCCTCCTACGAGGATGCGATCGCACGCCGCCTGCGCCACGAGCCTATCCAATACATCACCGGACAGCAGGAGTTCTTTGGCCTGCCGCTTAAGGTGACGTCAGCCACGCTTATCCCGCGCCCCGAAACGGAACACCTCGTCGAAGCGGTGCTTGCGCGTCTGCCTGTCGACCAGCCTGTCCGTATCCTCGATATCGGCACCGGGACGGGAGCCATTGCACTGGCGCTCGCCGATCAACTTCCGCAAGCCCAAGTCACCGCTGTTGACCTCTCTGCCGAAGCTCTGAAGGTGGCTCAGGAAAATGCCGTCACTCACCATCTGACTGGCCGCGTCCGGTTTCTTCTGTCCGACCTGCTCACCGCTCTCCCGCAAAATGAGCAGACCGCAGCCTTCGATGTTATTGTCAGCAACCCTCCTTACATCCCCGAAGGCGACCGTGCCGAACTCCATCCCCAGGTGCGCGACTATGAACCGCAGCAGGCACTCTTCGCGGGGGTTCTCGGCCTCGACATCTATCGTCGCCTCATCCCGCAGGCCCATGCCGCTCTCAAACCCGGCGGCCTCCTTGCCCTTGAGATCGGTTATGGCCAAAGCGAAGCTCTCGCCTCGCTTCTCGACGACTGGAAGGACATAAGCTTCGTTGCCGATCTCCAGCAGATTCCTCGCGTTGTCCTCGCGCGGAGATGA